CGACCGCTCGAACCCTTGGGCTTCGTCAGGCGCGTGCCACCGGTCCGCGCCGCTGCCTTGGACGGCTCCTTCGCCTTGGCCGTGCCCCGGGCACTCGTCCCGGTCCTCGTCGTCCCTGCCTTACTCCCGGCCTTCGTGCTGGCCTTCGTCCCGGTCTTCGTGCCGGTCCGGGACGGCTTCAGCCTCCCCGCCGCCTCAGGCTCCGCCGCGGGCTCGACCGCCTCGGCCTTCGGGTCGTGGGCGCGCTTGTGATAGCTGTGGCTGATCCGGCGGCCCAGCACGAGGTAACCGAGCAGGGCGCCCGCCGTGTTGAGGATGACGTCGTCGATGTCGAAAGCACGGCCGGTGACCAGGGCGCCCTGGACCAGCTCCACGATGATCATGACGGCGGCGGTCAGCACCGTCATGCTGATCATCCGCAGGCGGCGCGGCACGAGGAACGGGAGCAGCAGCCCGAAGGGCACGCCGAGCAGCAGGTTTCCGCCCGCCTGCTTGCACGCGGCGAGGAAGGTGTAGTCCTCGGCGTACTGGCGCAGCGACCGGCCCGGCTGGAGATTCGAGGTGATCAGGTCCTCGGAGGCCGGGGAGGGGGTGAGGGTCACCTTGGCCAGGAGGACGGAGAACACCACCAGCCCCAACAGCACCACGGTCAGGACGGTCATCCTCAGCAGCACGCGCGCCCATGCCCCCTGTCGCGCAGGGGGGTTCGTCTCTGCAGTCATGGCGGACAGTTGCCCGCGCCGGGGCGGAAAACACCCGGGTGGACGTCCGAGCCTGAAAATCGCCCGGCCGTCCGGTGCCGCCTGCGACGATGGGCCCATGAGCCTACGTGAGAAGAAGGACCTGCTGGCCGAGACCGACCGGCTGCGCGAGGAGGGCCGGGCCGGGGAGGCGCGTGAGCGGCTGCTCGTCCTGACCGCCGAGTTCCCCGACGACGCGGAGGTGGCCTACCGGACCGCGTGGGTCCACGACGTCCTGGGCCTGGAGACCGAGGCGGTGGCCTACTACGAACGCAGCCTGGCGGGGACGGGGCTCGGCAGGGAGGACCGGCGGGGGGCGCTGCTGGGTCTCGGCAGCACCTACCGGGTGCTGGGGCGGTACGGACAGGCCGTGGAGACGCTCCGCCGGGGCGTCGAGGAGTTTCCCGACGACGGGGCGCTGCAGTCGTTCCTGGCGATGGCCCTGTTCAACACCGAGGAGCACCACGAGGCGATGCAGCTGCTGCTGCGGCTGGTGGCGTCGACGAGCGACGACCGGCAAGTGCAGCAGTACCGGCCGGCCATCGAGCACTACGCGAAGGATCTGCACGAGACCATGTGACCCGGGGCATCGCCGGCAGGGGACGTACCCGTACGCGGCGCGCCGCGTCGGCGGCGGAGCGCGGTCCCGCAACGCGTACCTACCGAGAATGCTCGGGTGCACTCCCCTCCCCCGCCCCCGTCCCCCTCGTCCGCCGCGCCCCGGGCCGACGGCCTCTCCCGGCGGGGAGAGTGGGCGCTGCTGCTCCTGTCCGCGGCTTCCGGGGCGGCGGACGCGTTCGTCTTCCTCTGTGTGGGCCAGGTCTTCGCCGGGGTGATGACCGGGAATCTGGTGCTGCTCGGGGCCTCGGCGGCCGGAGCGGGTGAGGACGGGGTGGCGCTGCGGGTGGTCACCGCCCTGGCGGCGTACGTCTGCGGGGCCGCGGCCGGTGCGCTGATGGCAGGGCTCCCGCCGGGACTGACGCTGCTGACCGAGTCCGTCCTGCTCGGGGTGGCCGCCGTGCTGTGGGGGTTCGGTCTGGTGGCGTCGTACGGTGACCGCCTCGGGCTGCTGGCCCTCGTGTCGCTGGCGATGGGCGTCCAGGGGCGCATCCGGGTGGCGCCGACGAACTATTTCACCGGGACCCTCACCTCGCTGGCCGGCCGGACGGCGGCGCGGGAGCTGACGCCGGGGGACGTCTGGGTGGTGGGCCGGCTGGGGGCGGCGGTGGCCGGTGCGGGGGTCGCGGCGCTGGCGGAGCGGTGGTGGAGCCCGGGGGCCGCGCTGGGTCCGGTGGCGCTGGTGGCCTCGGCGCTGGTTCTCGAAACCGCGCCGCGTGGGGGCCGGGACAGGGGGAAGCCCCGGCCGGATCGGGGGAATCCAGCCGGGGCGGCTTGAGTGCGGGGATGAAGGGCGGTCACCTCTCGGCGAGGGGCTCCATGGGGCTTCGGCGGTGCGAACTCTCCCCATGGGCTGTTGGTGAGGCCCGGGGACACCGTCCCCCTCACACCCACGTATAGATGAACGATAAACCATCTCGGACCGTTCCCGGGAACCCTCCCCCGCGGATGTGATCCACGGCACGGAATCCCCGGTTCCGCCGTCTGCCGAAGAGCAGATGCGATCAGCTCCGGGACGCCCCATCGGTGCCGTAGCGGCGCCGGAACCGCTCCACGCGGCCGGCCGTGTCGAGTACCTGACGACCCCCGGTGTAGAACGGGTGGCTCGCGGACGAGGTCTCGACGTCGATGACGGGGTAGGTGTTGCCGTCCTCCCATGCCACGCGCTCGCCGGAGTCGGCGGTGGAGCGGGTCAGGAAGGCGACGTCCGCCGAGCGGTCGCGGAAGACCACGGGGCGGGAGACGGGGTGGATACGAGGCTTCATCGATGCGTTCCTTCCTCACCGCGGATGGCGGTGACGGTGGCGTACGGGAGTGCTTCCGCTCGGGTCGGCTCCGCCCGGTCAGCGGGCTTCGCGGAAGAGGACGTGCTGCCCGGCGGCGGGGTCGAACTTGCGCAGTTCCAGCCGGTCGGGGGTGTTGCGGCGGCTCTTGCGGGTGACGTAGCTGTGGCCGGTGCCGGCGGTGGACCGGAGGGTCACGACGGGCCTGAGCTCGCTGCGTGCCATGGGCGCCTCCTGCGGGACTCGACGACCCCACCTCTCATAACGGGAATGGGATTCGTTTTCGTTCTGGTGGAGTAACGCGCCATACCCCGTCGGCATTCCCGGCCGGGTCACACCGGCGCCGGCAGCCCTCAGGGCCGTGCCCTACCCCCTTACGCCCCGCGCTCCACGGCATCCGCGGCCGCCCGGAAGCGGGCACCCTCCTTCTTCCCGGCGGACCGGGACGGGCCGACAAGGCCGCTCAGCGCGACGAGCCGGAAGATCAGTGCGCGAACCAGCATCTGACGCCAGCGGGGGTCGCCGCCCCCGCCCGCCGTGAGAGCGGGGGCGGGGCCGTACCAGAGCAGGCCGTCGCCGATCACCACGGCCTCCGCGTAGAGAGCCGGGCGCCAGTAGGGGGAGAAGTCGATGATGACGGGGTCCTGGCCGGGCGCGAAGAGGACATTGCCGGCGAGGTCGCCGTGGACGATCTGCGGCGCCGCCTCCACGGGCCGCCGCAGGGCCAGCAGCCGCCCGAACGGCTCGGCGAGCTCCGCGACGATGTCGGCCTCCTCCTCGCCCCAGGCGACGCGGTCGGCCACCGCCCAGGGGTGGGTACGGCGGGCGAGGAAGCCGGGGCGGGGCTCCTCCCGCAGGGCGGCATGGAAGGCGCGCCCCGCGGCGACGACGCCGGGCCACTGTCCGCTGGGGCCGGGGCGGCCGTCCATGAACTCGGCGGCCGTCCAGCCGTCGACCACACCGGCCCCCTCGGCCGAACGCAGGGGTCGCGGCACCCGGAAGCCGGCGCCCCGGGGCAGCCGCTCGAAGAGGGACACGGCCCACTCCGACTCCCCCTCGGTCCCCTCCGCGGGCTTCAGGACGGCCCCGCCGACGCGGACGCTGCGTCCCTGACCACCGGTCAGCGGCTCGGGGGTGCCGCGCAGGCCGAAGGCGTCGAGAACGGACTGCGGGGGAAGGGGGGCACGCGGCTGTTCGGGCATGCGAGGCATCCTGCCGGTCGGCCCCGCCGCACGCACCCGGATTCACTTTGGGCTCGTCCGTCGCGGGGGCCTATGCCACCGGGGCTGACCAACACCCCTTATCCGTACGCCCGTTCGGCGGATCACCGTCTCCGCACAGCCTGTGGCATATGCCATAAGCAACAACCCATCGAGTGTTGTCGAATCCCTTACGGGCCGCCGCGGCCTGTGCGACAGTCGATAGCGGTCGACCCCT
This DNA window, taken from Streptomyces griseus subsp. griseus, encodes the following:
- a CDS encoding tetratricopeptide repeat protein, encoding MSLREKKDLLAETDRLREEGRAGEARERLLVLTAEFPDDAEVAYRTAWVHDVLGLETEAVAYYERSLAGTGLGREDRRGALLGLGSTYRVLGRYGQAVETLRRGVEEFPDDGALQSFLAMALFNTEEHHEAMQLLLRLVASTSDDRQVQQYRPAIEHYAKDLHETM
- a CDS encoding VanZ family protein, translating into MTVLTVVLLGLVVFSVLLAKVTLTPSPASEDLITSNLQPGRSLRQYAEDYTFLAACKQAGGNLLLGVPFGLLLPFLVPRRLRMISMTVLTAAVMIIVELVQGALVTGRAFDIDDVILNTAGALLGYLVLGRRISHSYHKRAHDPKAEAVEPAAEPEAAGRLKPSRTGTKTGTKASTKAGSKAGTTRTGTSARGTAKAKEPSKAAARTGGTRLTKPKGSSGRPTVGGTQPGSGRTLLNRLRRR
- the rpmG gene encoding 50S ribosomal protein L33; its protein translation is MARSELRPVVTLRSTAGTGHSYVTRKSRRNTPDRLELRKFDPAAGQHVLFREAR
- a CDS encoding DUF1275 family protein translates to MLLSAASGAADAFVFLCVGQVFAGVMTGNLVLLGASAAGAGEDGVALRVVTALAAYVCGAAAGALMAGLPPGLTLLTESVLLGVAAVLWGFGLVASYGDRLGLLALVSLAMGVQGRIRVAPTNYFTGTLTSLAGRTAARELTPGDVWVVGRLGAAVAGAGVAALAERWWSPGAALGPVALVASALVLETAPRGGRDRGKPRPDRGNPAGAA
- a CDS encoding type B 50S ribosomal protein L31; this translates as MKPRIHPVSRPVVFRDRSADVAFLTRSTADSGERVAWEDGNTYPVIDVETSSASHPFYTGGRQVLDTAGRVERFRRRYGTDGASRS
- a CDS encoding phosphotransferase; its protein translation is MPEQPRAPLPPQSVLDAFGLRGTPEPLTGGQGRSVRVGGAVLKPAEGTEGESEWAVSLFERLPRGAGFRVPRPLRSAEGAGVVDGWTAAEFMDGRPGPSGQWPGVVAAGRAFHAALREEPRPGFLARRTHPWAVADRVAWGEEEADIVAELAEPFGRLLALRRPVEAAPQIVHGDLAGNVLFAPGQDPVIIDFSPYWRPALYAEAVVIGDGLLWYGPAPALTAGGGGDPRWRQMLVRALIFRLVALSGLVGPSRSAGKKEGARFRAAADAVERGA